The uncultured Methanomethylovorans sp. genome contains a region encoding:
- the nifE gene encoding nitrogenase iron-molybdenum cofactor biosynthesis protein NifE → MPEITNVVNTLEERRPYIALKQKVKGETILACDNTSIAGAMSQRACVYSGARVALNPVTDAIHLVHGPIGCASYTWDIRGSKSSGKETYRTSFSTDMKEIDVVFGGEKKLAKAIDELVGLYKPPVVFVYSTCIVGIIGDDLEAVCKAASERNGIPVIPVKSEGFKGTKSDGYKAACEALKVLIGTKEGDIKSPYRINLIGEFNVAGDVWLVKPLFEEMGIQVVTSLTGDSTVQSISQCHIAQLNLVQCTGSMTTLAKWMKEEYGIPFKKISYFGIEDLSIALRETAAFFGSEEMKQKAEEIIARETAKIMPEIQRIRSRLEGKRAAIYMGGAAKALTLIKGFRELGMEVVIIGTQTGKKDDYQQISYEVKDGTVIVDDANPLELAELLVKQNADLMVAGVKERFLAYKVGVAFCDFNHDRVVEFEGFEGFLNFAREMDSSINSPVWKATKSNISDSINANNISSKASKSENIPVTRIENMHEDAAITRGMEA, encoded by the coding sequence ATGCCAGAAATCACAAATGTTGTAAACACTCTGGAAGAGAGGCGACCATACATTGCTTTGAAGCAGAAGGTCAAGGGCGAGACTATTCTTGCCTGCGACAACACATCCATAGCAGGAGCCATGAGCCAGAGAGCATGCGTATATTCAGGTGCAAGAGTGGCTCTGAACCCGGTAACTGATGCGATTCACCTTGTCCATGGTCCCATAGGCTGTGCAAGCTATACATGGGACATAAGAGGTAGCAAGTCCAGCGGCAAGGAAACTTACCGTACCAGCTTCTCTACAGACATGAAGGAGATAGACGTAGTATTTGGCGGTGAGAAGAAACTTGCCAAGGCCATTGATGAGCTTGTGGGATTATACAAGCCACCTGTGGTTTTCGTATATTCTACCTGCATTGTCGGAATAATAGGTGATGATCTGGAAGCAGTATGCAAGGCTGCCAGTGAAAGGAATGGTATACCCGTAATACCTGTTAAGTCAGAAGGATTCAAGGGAACAAAGTCTGATGGATACAAGGCTGCATGTGAAGCATTGAAGGTACTAATTGGTACAAAGGAAGGAGACATAAAGTCTCCTTACCGTATCAACCTGATAGGAGAATTTAACGTTGCTGGAGATGTATGGCTGGTGAAGCCTCTCTTTGAGGAAATGGGCATACAGGTAGTTACATCCCTTACAGGAGATTCTACAGTGCAAAGCATATCCCAGTGCCACATAGCCCAGTTAAACCTGGTGCAGTGTACTGGATCGATGACAACTTTAGCCAAGTGGATGAAGGAAGAGTATGGTATTCCCTTCAAGAAGATTAGTTACTTTGGAATAGAAGATCTAAGCATTGCCTTAAGAGAAACAGCTGCGTTCTTTGGTTCTGAAGAAATGAAGCAAAAGGCAGAGGAGATCATAGCCAGGGAAACAGCCAAGATCATGCCTGAGATCCAACGTATTCGTTCACGCCTTGAAGGAAAGAGAGCAGCCATCTACATGGGAGGAGCTGCAAAGGCTTTGACACTCATCAAGGGATTCAGGGAACTTGGGATGGAAGTAGTTATCATTGGCACCCAGACCGGGAAGAAGGATGATTACCAACAAATAAGTTATGAAGTGAAGGATGGAACAGTCATTGTGGACGATGCTAACCCCCTTGAACTTGCAGAACTTCTGGTAAAGCAGAATGCTGATCTGATGGTTGCAGGAGTTAAGGAAAGATTCCTTGCTTATAAGGTAGGTGTGGCATTCTGTGACTTCAACCACGACAGAGTAGTGGAGTTCGAAGGTTTTGAAGGATTCCTCAACTTTGCAAGAGAAATGGATTCATCCATCAACAGTCCTGTATGGAAGGCTACTAAGAGCAATATTAGCGATAGTATAAACGCTAACAATATAAGCAGTAAGGCCAGCAAGTCTGAGAACATTCCTGTAACACGCATTGAGAACATGCATGAAGATGCAGCTATCACCAGAGGGATGGAAGCATGA
- a CDS encoding nitrogenase component 1 — MTERNYTTVNPCVMCQPMGSVMAFKGIENSMVLMHGSQGCSTYMRLHLAHHFREPVDIASTSLSERGAVYGGSENLKKGLKNVMSRYHPKVIGVTTTCLAETIGDDVERILQEFREEEKDAEDVHIISVSTPSYEESHATGYIKAVEAIVRYFTESGVSKDIFNNKLNVVLGENIAPEDIREIKRILSRNVGPRSFIFTPDTSETFDAPMTGKAEKIFPGGTPLSEIADMKNCAASIGLGITSDNRAIDYLEGKYNVPAKRVPMPIGLEYSDRFLATLSEITGTEVPEMYKKERGRLIDAMVDVHKYLYGTRVAIYGDPEMVLGLLSLSLENGMYPVLVSPSCKTPAFKEHAKERIDRMNLDCNVKILEGLDFDAFNDAVKETNPEMLIGNSNGKYISQQMRIPLMRVGFPIHDRVGAQRILMMGYRGTMSMIDRITNTILEAKDIELEEKWLQNKENNIPGSCCDCTPAHAHLH, encoded by the coding sequence ATGACTGAAAGAAATTATACAACCGTTAACCCCTGTGTGATGTGCCAGCCCATGGGGAGTGTAATGGCCTTTAAGGGCATTGAAAATTCCATGGTGCTTATGCACGGTTCTCAGGGATGCAGCACATATATGAGGCTGCATCTGGCCCATCATTTCCGGGAACCTGTAGACATAGCTTCCACATCTCTTAGCGAAAGAGGAGCAGTATATGGAGGAAGCGAGAACCTGAAGAAGGGACTTAAGAACGTGATGTCAAGATATCATCCGAAGGTCATAGGTGTAACTACAACATGCCTTGCAGAAACCATAGGAGATGATGTGGAAAGGATACTACAGGAATTCAGGGAAGAGGAAAAGGATGCAGAAGATGTGCATATAATTTCCGTATCTACTCCCAGCTATGAAGAAAGCCACGCAACTGGGTATATCAAGGCAGTAGAGGCCATAGTAAGATATTTCACCGAATCTGGAGTGAGCAAGGACATATTCAACAACAAGCTCAATGTAGTGTTAGGAGAGAACATTGCGCCTGAAGATATAAGAGAAATTAAGAGAATACTTTCAAGGAATGTTGGTCCAAGATCTTTTATTTTCACACCAGATACATCGGAGACCTTCGATGCTCCAATGACAGGAAAGGCTGAAAAGATATTCCCTGGAGGCACACCACTATCTGAGATCGCAGATATGAAGAACTGTGCTGCAAGCATTGGTCTGGGAATAACTAGTGATAACAGGGCAATAGACTATCTTGAAGGTAAGTACAATGTACCTGCAAAGAGAGTTCCAATGCCCATAGGACTGGAATATTCCGACAGGTTCCTGGCTACTCTTTCTGAGATCACAGGTACCGAAGTTCCGGAAATGTATAAGAAGGAAAGGGGAAGGCTCATTGATGCTATGGTGGATGTACACAAGTACCTGTATGGTACACGTGTAGCTATATACGGGGATCCCGAAATGGTGCTTGGCCTGCTATCACTGTCACTTGAAAATGGAATGTACCCAGTGCTTGTTTCACCTTCCTGCAAGACACCTGCTTTTAAGGAACATGCTAAGGAAAGGATCGATAGGATGAATCTGGATTGTAATGTTAAGATACTTGAAGGACTGGACTTTGATGCATTCAACGATGCGGTGAAGGAAACTAATCCTGAAATGCTAATAGGGAACTCTAATGGAAAATACATTTCCCAACAAATGAGAATTCCCCTAATGAGAGTCGGATTCCCTATTCATGACAGAGTGGGTGCCCAGCGGATACTCATGATGGGATATCGTGGAACAATGAGTATGATAGATAGAATCACCAATACCATACTCGAAGCAAAGGATATAGAACTTGAAGAGAAGTGGTTGCAGAACAAGGAAAATAATATTCCTGGAAGCTGCTGCGATTGTACGCCTGCGCATGCGCACTTACATTGA